In Coregonus clupeaformis isolate EN_2021a chromosome 15, ASM2061545v1, whole genome shotgun sequence, one genomic interval encodes:
- the LOC121582760 gene encoding density-regulated protein isoform X2, with protein sequence MATTENAETCSPENKRDHHGSADPDTKYPMKVQYCGVCSLPTEYCEYMPEPSKCRQWLEKNFPDVFARMSVGNAPKQDTGGVEAPPVGEEDEKKKQKRGGRGQIKQKKKTVPQKITIAKIPRAKKKYVTRVCGMNTFEIDLKEAQRFFAQKFSCGASVTAEDEIIIQGDFTDDIIDVIQEKWPEVDDDSIDDLGEVKK encoded by the exons ATGGCTACTACTGAGAATGCAGAGACGTGTTCACCAGAAAACAAGAGAGACCATCATGGGAGTGCTGACCCGGACACAAAGTACCCAATGAAAGTCCAGTATTGTGGAG TGTGCTCCTTGCCAACAGAGTACTGTGAGTACATGCCTGAGCCGTCCAAATGCAGACAGTGGCTGGAGAAGAACTTCCCAGATGTGTTTGCCAGGATGAGTGTAG GAAATGCTCCCAAGCAGGACACCGGCGGTGTAGAGGCGCCCCCTgttggagaggaggatgagaagaagaagcagaagagag GTGGCAGAGGACAGATCAAACAGAAAAAGAAGACTGTCCCTCAGAAAATAACGATAGCTAAAATCCCCCGTGCCAAGAAGAAATATGTCACACGAGTCTGTGGAATGAACACCTTTG AAATTGACCTTAAAGAGGCTCAGAGATTCTTTGCCCAGAAGTTCTCCTGCGGAGCCTCGGTGACTGCAGAGGATGAAATCATCATTCAGGGAGATTTTACAGATGACATCATCGATGTCATTCAGGAAAAGTGGCCTGAG
- the LOC121582760 gene encoding density-regulated protein isoform X1: protein MATTENAETCSPENKRDHHGSADPDTKYPMKVQYCGVCSLPTEYCEYMPEPSKCRQWLEKNFPDVFARMSVGPVGNAPKQDTGGVEAPPVGEEDEKKKQKRGGRGQIKQKKKTVPQKITIAKIPRAKKKYVTRVCGMNTFEIDLKEAQRFFAQKFSCGASVTAEDEIIIQGDFTDDIIDVIQEKWPEVDDDSIDDLGEVKK from the exons ATGGCTACTACTGAGAATGCAGAGACGTGTTCACCAGAAAACAAGAGAGACCATCATGGGAGTGCTGACCCGGACACAAAGTACCCAATGAAAGTCCAGTATTGTGGAG TGTGCTCCTTGCCAACAGAGTACTGTGAGTACATGCCTGAGCCGTCCAAATGCAGACAGTGGCTGGAGAAGAACTTCCCAGATGTGTTTGCCAGGATGAGTGTAG GTCCGGTAGGAAATGCTCCCAAGCAGGACACCGGCGGTGTAGAGGCGCCCCCTgttggagaggaggatgagaagaagaagcagaagagag GTGGCAGAGGACAGATCAAACAGAAAAAGAAGACTGTCCCTCAGAAAATAACGATAGCTAAAATCCCCCGTGCCAAGAAGAAATATGTCACACGAGTCTGTGGAATGAACACCTTTG AAATTGACCTTAAAGAGGCTCAGAGATTCTTTGCCCAGAAGTTCTCCTGCGGAGCCTCGGTGACTGCAGAGGATGAAATCATCATTCAGGGAGATTTTACAGATGACATCATCGATGTCATTCAGGAAAAGTGGCCTGAG